GCTTCACGTTCAGACCGTCCGGCACAGCTCCAGGGGACCTCGGGTGGTGGTCCGGCCTGACTCGGTCGGACGGTCCGGTGATGTCCGACCGCACCGGCTCGTTGCCGTCTCTCGTGACAGCGCTCGCGGCTGAAGCAGCTGCACCGATCTCCGGCTACAGCACTGCACTGGGCGCCCTCGGAGCCACTCTGGTGCTGGAGACCGCCAGAGCCTTCGCCCTGGACGACGACCTAGCCGTGGAACCAGTACGCCGCGACAGAGGACCCCTGGTCGTCGACGCCATGCAGCGTCATCTCCGCGACAACCTGTCCCGCCCGATCACCGTCCGGGACGTAGCAGCCGCCGCCCACCTGTCCGAACGTCACGCGGAACGGCTCTTCACCCAGCAGACCGGCGCATCCATCATGTCGACCCTGCGCCGCCTCCGCCTCGAGCTGGCCTCACAGCTCCTCA
This Kribbella sp. NBC_00482 DNA region includes the following protein-coding sequences:
- a CDS encoding AraC family transcriptional regulator — encoded protein: MSLESVAAADRFVDLAGLLESCEVDGFRADFLSWGHYRPEYWRNYWHSHSFHEVCLAYSGEGRFNSGSVQYEVAPGSVFLARPGDIHEIESSHTAPLGIAFWGFTFRPSGTAPGDLGWWSGLTRSDGPVMSDRTGSLPSLVTALAAEAAAPISGYSTALGALGATLVLETARAFALDDDLAVEPVRRDRGPLVVDAMQRHLRDNLSRPITVRDVAAAAHLSERHAERLFTQQTGASIMSTLRRLRLELASQLLMDHTLSITEVARACGYSDVRPFSTAFKRQYGRTPGNHRRTGGTEFL